In Bradyrhizobium erythrophlei, a single genomic region encodes these proteins:
- a CDS encoding isopenicillin N synthase family dioxygenase: MTLKTIPIIDLSPYRNGSSEGKEAVAKAVAQACRDIGFLVITGHGVSPALVDRVDASARAFFDLPAAAKMALKRPKDDQVRGYSAVGDEGLSYSLGEKSPGDLKESFSIGPVAVPDDPYFNGPAAGPHFAPNLWAEQIPDFKASWTEYFEAMSDLSKTLMRIFALGLELPETYFDDKIDRHISMFRALKYPNQHEAPLPGQLRAGAHSDYGSLTIVRTEDRPGGLQVYNKDEEWVDVPSVGGGFVVNIGDLMMQWTNDLWSSTLHRVANPPREKAGDSARLSLVFFHQPNYDAMVECLESCKGPDNPVKYEPVSSGDHLTSKFVKQTTFGEGTRKSA, from the coding sequence ATGACACTCAAGACCATTCCGATTATCGACCTTTCGCCATACCGCAACGGTTCATCCGAAGGCAAAGAGGCCGTGGCCAAAGCGGTGGCGCAAGCCTGCCGTGACATCGGATTTTTGGTGATCACGGGGCATGGGGTCTCTCCCGCTTTGGTCGACAGAGTCGACGCGAGCGCACGGGCTTTTTTCGATTTGCCGGCAGCGGCGAAAATGGCGCTCAAGCGGCCGAAGGACGACCAGGTTCGCGGCTACAGTGCGGTCGGCGATGAAGGGCTTTCCTACAGCCTTGGCGAGAAGTCACCCGGCGACCTCAAGGAATCATTTTCGATCGGCCCCGTTGCCGTGCCCGACGATCCCTATTTTAACGGCCCGGCCGCCGGACCGCATTTTGCACCGAACCTCTGGGCCGAACAGATCCCCGATTTCAAGGCTTCGTGGACCGAATATTTCGAGGCGATGTCGGACCTCTCCAAAACGTTGATGCGCATTTTTGCGCTCGGCCTGGAACTGCCGGAAACCTATTTTGACGACAAGATCGATCGTCACATCAGCATGTTCCGCGCGCTCAAATATCCCAACCAGCACGAGGCGCCCCTGCCCGGTCAATTGCGCGCCGGCGCGCATTCCGACTACGGCAGCCTGACCATCGTGCGTACGGAAGACCGTCCGGGAGGCCTTCAGGTCTACAACAAGGACGAAGAATGGGTCGACGTGCCGTCAGTCGGCGGCGGCTTCGTCGTGAACATTGGCGACCTCATGATGCAGTGGACCAATGATCTGTGGTCTTCGACGCTGCATCGGGTCGCCAATCCGCCGCGTGAAAAGGCCGGCGACAGCGCGCGGCTTTCCCTGGTCTTCTTTCATCAGCCGAATTACGACGCGATGGTCGAATGCTTGGAAAGCTGCAAGGGCCCTGACAACCCCGTCAAATACGAGCCGGTCTCATCGGGCGATCACCTGACCAGCAAGTTCGTCAAGCAGACGACTTTTGGCGAAGGCACCAGGAAGTCGGCATGA